From the genome of Bos javanicus breed banteng chromosome 20, ARS-OSU_banteng_1.0, whole genome shotgun sequence:
ttcctgactgatcGAATcagcgtctcttgcatctcctgcattggcaggtgggttctttatcactagcgccacctggggagctagTGCATAAAGTTAGTGATCTCTTGAATAAATACTCGACATCAGTTTGATGAAGTATGGGCCGTCAATACCATGGTGAAGCACTGTCAAGGCTCTTACGGATGCATTTGTGGGGTAAAATGTGGCTTTCCTTTCCAACTGAAGTTATTCCACTCAAATGATACAGCCTGAATAAGAGCTGTTTTATAACTTCAGCCCTTCTCTTAGGACTTCATCTTAGGAATCTGTATAATGCAAATATTCTAGCAGAGAAGTTTGCTTTggtggttttttattttaatttaaaaaataagtttttacaCTTATGCCATATCATCTATAGAACATTTTAGAAGAAACACAGTACATAAAAAGTTATGATATAAAGTTACCAAAAATACTGTATTATGTAAAGACAATTCTAATTTCAGTGAAAACAAACAGTTCtgaaatctttctttaaaatactttcctGGTTAATTTCCATCCTATTCTTGTTTTGCCCTTGCAGAGTCACCAGACTgatctttctaaaacacagaaCTGATATGTCTTTTTCCAACTGAAAACCATAATGCTTCCTTACTATCTGCAGAATAAGGTTCAACCTTCTTATTATAGCTTGTAAGTCACCCACCCTTGTAAGTCGGGATCCAGGTGATCAGTCAGTTATTTGCTCCCTAAACGTTTATTGAGAAATTCCTGTCATATatacacaacaaaacaaaggaaaactaaaGCTCCTGTCTCAGGTTCCCTCACTTAATAACTGGCTACTCAACCAGAAATCTGGATTGCCCCCTTGGcctctcccttttcctctcctgACAGTCCTACTTTTTAAATATCTCTTTAACTTGCCTACCTCTCCCCTCTGTTTGCTTCCCCCCACCCTACCGGCCCCTTGAGTCCATTCTCTGCATTTCAGCCAGGGTCCTCTTCTAAATTGCAATCTGGGTTATGTTGTGTCCCTATGTAACTCCTTTATGGCCCTCTTCGGATAGTCTAAACTCTTCAGCTTGGCTTCTAAGCCATCATTTACAGAGTGCCTAATGTGCCCTGCACTGCTGTGTACACGGTGGAGCTGTGATCAAGATCAACAAAGTCTCCTGGCCTCAGAGTCTTACCTTCTGTTTGGAGTGGTGTGGTGTTGGGACCGAATAATAACCCAGAAAACAAATAGAGAAGATAATCAGAGATTCAAGTAGGAGTCTTGAAGGGAGTAGTCAGGTACTGGGACTGGGTGTCTCCTTTTGtaagcatgcatgtgtgtgtgcgtgtatgtgtgtgtgtgtgtcgggggggcTGTGCACATGGACTTTGAACTGAAAGTTCAGGGAAGGCCTCAAATGGATGCAGTGGTATTTGCCCCCTAACCCCTTGTGCCTCTGCAGCTTCTGTCCTGGCTGCCCACTCCTTATACTGGCTCAGCCACTCTGGGCTTCTGGTTCCTTGcagtctcctctcttctctctctccccacttttcttctttcctcttcctttcctccaccCCTCACCAGCTCTTCCTAGAAACCAGTGCCTTGCCTGAAACACCTTTCTTCCGTCTACCCTCCTTGACAAGCCCCAGTGCTTCTGTTGTGGTCTGAATTTCCTGCTTAATAATCAGGCAACTGTAAATTGCTTGATATACAGTCTTTCTCAATCGCCATTGAATTCCCAGGACCAAACGGTCTGTGTGGACAGAATATGCACATGGGATGGGATATTTACATCTGCCAGGGAGAGACCTTAATGGATTGCTCCTTCTCTCATATCCCACTGGGCTCAAGCCAAGCTTCTGTTCTAGTACTTTCTACTATCACTTGGATACCCTCTTTTTTCTAAACAGTTTTCTCCTGTGATAGATTGGGAGTTCCTTTGTCTTATTAATTCTCCAACCAACCCCTCATAGTACCTGGCGCACAGGAAACGCCAAAAAACTTGAACGTAAaaccaaaatcaaacaaaaatccaGGAAGATATAGTTTGAAAGAAGGAATGGAAACCAATTCTAAAGTAGGTAAAATGAATCATATAGTCACCTACCTGGGATAAATTACAGAAACCTTCCACACAAAGTATTTTACCTCACGGCGAAACTTTACTTTCTATTCAAAACATTTTACCATTTATTTAAGGACACAAAATCAGGAAGATGCTCTGACTTGTTGGTTCAACTTGATTCGCTACCCTCCTGTAAAATACCCACACACACCTTTCCCTTCACTGCAGGTAGAGATTGCCTTTACTTTTCTCACAAGTGTTTTACTTGTGCTTTACTTGCTTTTTATTCTGATTTTGAGGCACTTACTAGGGACCACAAAAGTTAGGGTTGACTTGGAAGTATGTGGCTTCAGGCTGTCAGGCCAGAAGTTTGAAACCTGCTTCCTTATTTTTCCCTTGAGGCAATGGAAATTTCTAGCCACCAGCTGAGACTGGGATTGATTCAGTGCCAGAGGTGAAACATGGGAAAATATAGGGATGTTGTTTATTAAGGTTACTTAGTCATTCTCAGCAGTAGATTTTATGatttagaaaacatttcctgGTTTTGAAAACTTAACAATACACCCTCTAAGTCTGTCGAAAATTGGAGTGGGGGGTTTCAGTAACGGGAGAGCCAGAAGGATAAGCTTGTGGATTTGTAATTGCTTCTTTCAACTTTATGACTATGTCCCTATATTCTAGTTTTATTGAATTTAATTATTAATGGCTgtttttaatgaggaaaaaagATGCTTCCGCATATCTgagaaagtctgaaagagattCTGTTCATCTCTGTATCAACTTTGTACCTtggtgaaaaaaaacaaacaaaaaatgctggcTTGGTGGTTGGTTATGCTTAGGTTTTGTCTTAGCTCTGCTTCAAATTAACTTTGACTTTACCTAAGTCCATAAGCTTCTTTAGGCCTGACTTGACTCAACTATAAAATGAAGGTTTATTGTTTaagttcagtttggttcaatAAATGATTGCCTGATACCTACCTAGCTTGGATTGGATTCCCTAGAGAGAGAGGCTTAGGAGAGGATTCTTGTGGGAATGAAGAATTGAGTGGGTGCTACCAGGAGAGAACTTTAAGGAAGTGATGGAAGCagagagggcaggaaaagaaaccAAGCAAAGATGTGGTCTCATCTCAGCTCTGGAATATGAAGAGCAAAACACCTCTTTCAGTCAGTCACTGGCTAGAGGTTGCCCTCCAGGACAGAGGGTATGATTTTACTTAAATTTCTGGATAACAGAGTTCATCAGCTGGGGGATGGATGTACCAACCTGTTAAAAGAGATCTAAATGGGGTACCAAAATTCTGTTATACCACCTgggtgccaggtactgtgctaggtATTGGAGAGAAGAAGGCAAAAGAGATGTAGTCCCTCATCATAGGAAACTCATGGACTGGTGCAGGAGATAGATGAATATCTATCCAGGCAAACGCTAGGATAAACAAATGCACAGTGTTGTAGGAGCAAAGAGGAGAAGCAGGCTGGGTTACCTAGGAAGCCCACCTGGCCAGGCTGTTTGCTGCTACCTATCAGTCTTTATTCCAACCTCAAGCCGTTCTGGCTCCATATAAACCAAATGATTAGATGTACTGCCCATAGTTTTACCTTGGGGAGAATTTTCCCACACTGGTGGTTTCATGGCCACACCTAAGAGCAGCTGTAGTGCAGTGGGGATCCATTTCCGGTCTGCATGCCCATGATGATGCTGACTCAGCCATGAACCAGGCTTTGGTGTTTGGTCCTTCCATCAGCTGGCAGTAAGGGGTTTCTCCCTTCTTGGGCAACCAGACTCACAAGCTGAGGAAAAGGTGCTGATGCAAGAAAGGTGATGACATGAAGTTCCAGGCCACCATGTCGTGCAGCTTGCTCAGGACTTCTGGTCCTGTCCATGCTCAATTCTGGATGTACCACTTCCGTCCCTTGAATCTCTGCTTCCACCATCCATCCGTCATGGCAGTTCTGTCATGTGCGTCTCAGGCTGGGTCATCGCACTTTCTGTGCTTCTAGGATCTACCTTAGCTGTGAGTCCACATCATTTACAGCCGTCTGTGCCAGCAGGTTACATCCTGCATCCCTGGGGATGTGCCCCCAAAACTCTTATAAACTCTGCCTATTTAACTTTATATTCCTGCCCCCTTGATTAGGTATCCTTGGTCCCACGTGTGTTTCCTGGCTGCTGGCACTACCTTCTGGATAGGTCCTGCAGCTCCTGTAGGGTCTAGTCATGTCTCCATACTAGAGTTATGTTGTGACTTAGGCTTTGTTTTGGGTCTAGTGGTCAGGATGAGAGATGGGGGTGTGTCTTCAGGGGTTACATGTTATTTGTGGGGAGAGGTCTCTGCATCCTCTTTCAGCAAAGGGAGGATCACTTTAATTGGGGAATGGGTCTTTTCTTCAGGATCAGAGTGTTGAGAGGGATCTAGGGACACAGAGTATTTCAGCATCAATCCAGATGTCCGCATCCCATAAGTcaagtttccattctttcccaaacAAAGCCTTGGACTTGTCAGAGGCAGCCTGATATGATTGGAACTTGAACTTTGTTTGAAGCTGACAATGGCATTTTCTGGGTGAGAGTCTCAACTTCCCCTGCCCACCTGCTGTAGGAGATGAGAAAGACTTTATatgctacaagggaagccctttggccTTCACACCTGCCTTGTAATTGTCAGCTAATCTCTCCtagtttttccttattttttccaaaGCTTCATTCAAACTTATCAATAGACATCCAACTCCATTGTTctcattgctactgctaagtctgctaagtctcttcactcgtgtctgactctgtgtgaccccatagaaggcagcccaccaggctcccccgtccctgggattctccaggcaagaacactggagtgggttgccatttccttctccaatgcatgaaagagcaaagtgaaagtgaagttgctcagtcgtgtccgacttgtagcgaccccatggactgcagcctaccaggctcctccgtccatgggattttccaggcaagagtactggagtggggtgccatcgccttctccgtctcaTTGCTACTGCTTGCCCTATATTTCTCATAGGTTGATATTTCAGAGCTGGCTAGTGTGTTCCCTTTCACTATAACACCAGTTCACCATCAGTGACTTGGGATTAACCCCTTTAGAAGGGAAAGAAGCAGAATTGGGTAGATAGAGGAGCAGATTTGCAATTCAGTTTCAGTAGAAGACTCTGCCCTCTTGAGAGTTCTGAAGAGGGACTGATCTGTCAGAAGTGTCCTGAGTTGGAATAAGAGAACACAGCGTTTATACCCTCACGACAGATCTGTGGGCTACCCCAGGAAGCAGGTGTGGCCTTGGGTACAGCAGCTGTCTTCATCAGGGTCTCTCCTGCAGGGAGATGGCAATATAAGTGTAACAGTCATTGTGTAATAAGTttactgacttctttttttcctacaGCATCTTTTTATGGTGAAAGCTACGTGGGGCTCAATATCATAGAAGTTTCCTCTGAGCTATCtcttcaattaaaatttcaaacCAGCAAACCACAGGGATTACTTTTTCTTGCAGCTGGGGAAAATGACTACTGTATAATAGAAATTCTATCAGGAAACTTACAGGTaagatttttattaatctttaaaaatgtacaataaTTCAATTACTGGAGGGAAGAAcagtgagagaaagagaacaaaacacTTGATTATTGTTATTTCACTAGAATAAAATCAGATGCCACATGTAAGGGTTGAGATCTTCCCCAATTTTACAAGCATGTCGTAAATATTCcaactcaaaatattttaatttcagtatgTAGTCCGTAAGTGTGGGAAGGGCTTTCCATGTCTaggtttctctttctttatctttgtGAATGGCCATGTTTTCTGAATAAAACACTATGAGATGAGATTGCTTAATTATGATTGTTTGTCTTTCAGGTGAGAGTGAATTTGGGGACAGGTGAACTAGTGCGTCTTTCTGAGCAAAGACTTCGTGTGGATGACTTGGCTTGGCATTTAGTGGAACTGTACTGTGTTAAGGATCATGTCTCTCTGGTTATTGACAAACATTATGAGATGACTGGCCGGATCACTGGTGGGATGCACAATTTGCACTTTGAGCATGGAATCTACATAGCGGGCCACGGTGGACTTGAAGTCTCATATCTCGATGGACAGCTCCCCAATTTCCGTGGCTGTATGGAGGATGTGGTGTTTAACCAGAGGGAGATCCTTTCCTCTCTTAGATCTTACCCTGGTTTTAAGAAAGTTTATGAGGTGTCACTAGGATGCAGTGATGAATTTTTTGCAGGGGAGGATGAAGCCATCAATTTCTTTAGCTCCAGATCCTATGTCACCTTCCCAGAGTGGAAGGTCCAACGGGATGGGCTGTTGGAATTTGCTTTGCAGACTGGAACTCAACAAGCCTTGCTTTTATTTCAGTCAGGTAGGGAAGGAGATTTTGTCGCTTTGGAAATAGTTGAAGGTTTTTTGAAGGCTCATGTAGGAAGGGATAGGAGTGATACTCAGCTGTCTTCTTTTAGCTTGGTTAGTGACAACCAGTGGCACGATATTCAACTCAGATTCACTGAAAGATACCTGGGCCTGATGGTGGATGAACAAAGAGTAAGGACAAACCTGCCTTTGCAGAGCAAACTGTTTGTATCTGCAGGCCCCCTCTTCGTGGGAGGTCTTGATAGACACAAGGGAGAAGAAGTTAAGAGGTTAGGACTTGCCTCTGTGCCTGGGAAATCTGCTGGAGGAATCTCTTTTAAAGGGTGCTTGAGAGGCTTGGAAGCCAACTCAGAAAAGAGAGCATTAAAGGATGCCTTTGTTTCCAAAGATATATCTGCTGGGTGTAAAATGAAGGGCAGTGATAATGAAAACCCTTCTGCAACAACCACGGAGAAACTGCTGCTGGCAGAAGTTCCCCTTTCCACTGCTGACTCTGAGGCGGGCAAGCCTAGTCTTCAAGATGTGCGTAGCTATTTCTTGGTCCTGAATAACTTGGAGGTCCAAGAAGGTGGGCAAGCCTTACTGGAACAAAGGCATATGAAGGTGGATATGGAGCTGAAGGATTTGGGTATCCATCAGTCTCAGATACTCTTTAAAATAAAGGAGATGCCTGTTTATGGGTTCCTTCGATTAGACGTTTCCCCCGAGCAAGGACCGGAGAAGGTTTTCACTCTGTTGGATTTGGAGCAGGGGAACGTTTGGTATGTCCATGACGGTTCAGAAGAACCTAGGGattatttcacattttcagtCTCTTTCAACAGCAAGAGGGAAGTGCCACTGTATCTGCAAGGACATGTTTCTTATGTGTTTAACATTGTTGTCATTCCAGTAAATGATCCCCCAAACCTTAAGCTCCCTGAAGGAAACTTGCTTCTCGTGTTTGAGAATTCTAAGAAACGACTGACTCCAAATATCATACATGTTTCAGACCCAGACACAGATTCCTTGAGTCTTAGTGTCTCAGTGCTTGGCCACTTCAATTCAGATGCTGGGTTTTTAGAAAACATCAATGATCCCGGGAGAGCCATTAATGGTTTCTCATATGGGGATTTAAGAGATGGCAACATTTTCTGTGTGCACAGGGGCCATCCAAACTCCCGGATCCTTCTGAGAGCAAATGATGGAGAGCTGGTTAGCAGTACGGTGGTGTTGCGGGTCATGGCTATTCCTTGGGACTTGGCAGTGGCCAATCGGACCGGTGTGGCCGTACAGCAGGGTGGTTCGGTTCTGATTACTCAGAGCAACTTGTCGGTGGAGGTTAATGGTGAACGCCCTGAGGTGGACACCCGTTATGTTATCACTTATCCGCCTCGCTTTGGCCAAATTCAGCAGCAAGGGCCAGGTGGCCAGTGGAAACAAATCAGTACCTTTTCTCAGCGTTCTGTTGATCGGAGTCAGATCCGGTACTGTACTACATTCAAAGATTTGCAACTAGAAAATGTTATGGATCACTTTAAATTTAAAGTTGACATAGAAGGAAAAAGCAGCGAAGAGCTGGTGTTTCCTATTACGATACAGTGGCTAAAGTTTACCCTTCTGAAAAATGTTGCCCTTGAGATCAGTAAAATAAAGAGGCACGTATTGAATTCTGATCACTTACAGGCCGTGACAGAGGGAGTGGAAGTACCTGAGCGGGAACTGCATTTTAAGTTACTGACCCCACCTAAGAAAGGAAAATTGCTACTTGGCACAGAAGTTCTACAGACAAACTCAGTCTTCAGCCAACAAAATATTACAGATGGTAAGATAAGTTATGAACCACAGGAGAGGCCCAGGGAACATTCACAAGATAGTTTCAGGTTCTTGATGGTTGCAAAACACACAGAATCAAAAGGTTATACTTTCAGAATCAACTTTAAAGCAGAGAGGAGGCACATTATTGTAACAAACAGAGGATTGCTTGtaaaagaaggagaagggaaattAATCACAAAGTCAGAATTATTTGCTCAAACCTTGGACAATCGGACTCTCCAATATACAGTCACCAAGAGTCCGCAACACGGGAAGCTGAAACTGATTCGCTCTTCAGATTCTCCTGGAAATCAGGACGACATTACTGCCTTCATGGATCAAGACATCCTGGGTGAGCAGCTGATATATGAGCACGATGACTCTGAGACCCAGAGTGATGAATTCTTCCTTGTGGCCTCCACCGCAGGACCAGTCCAAGAGGGAGCGTTCAGGGATCTTGACATGGAGCATCTGTCTATGGAAATCAAAGTCACCGTTTCTGTGGAGTTAAAGAATGACGAGAAACCAGTACGCATGGTGGATAAGGTCTTTCAGGTTGTGCGGAACGGCCAGCGCTTGTTGACCCTCTCAGATATCTGCTACCATGACCCTGACTCAGATTTTGACGATGGGCAGTTGCTCTACATCCGGCGGGGCATCCCAAACGGGGACTTGGTGCAAGCCAGTGACCCAACTCAGAAACTCTACCAGTTCAGGCAAGAGGACCTGCGGGAAGGACGCGTGCTCTTCAGGCACCAGGGTGCAGACTCAGCCCGCTTTGTGTTGTTCGTGACGGATGGTGTCCACTACACATCATCCCTCCTTGAGGTCAGCGTGTCAGACCCCTACATCCGTGTAGTCAACAACACGGGGCTGCTCGTACAGAGAGGCAAAGACAGCAGCCTGACGACAGCCAACCTCAGTGTCACCACAAACCAAGATGTCAGAACAGACCACGAGGTCGAATTCCGTATTGTGCAGCTCCCAAAGCACGGCAGGGTGCTGGTCAGCAGCTCAGCGCCTGGCTCTTTTTCCATGCATGACTTGAAGCAAGGGCGTGTGATTTACAGGCATGATGGTAGTGGCAGCTTCGATATGTTCAACCTAACGGTGCGAGTTAAAGATACACATTTATATGTGGGAGTCTACGTGCAGGTGGACTCAGAAAGCCACCAACATCACACGCGAATTCTGCACAGCAAGACTCTTGTGGTTGAAGAAGGAAAACCGGTAAAACTGAGCAGAGGAAGGCTTCAGGTAGGTGGTGGTCCTAGCTCCTAGCATTCTCCCCCTCTGGAACCACAGGGACAAATGATCTCTTTGTTTGCTTCTGAGAGCTATTTTTATGACGATTTCTCTCCTGGTATTtggaatgactttttaaaaatgcagatgccATTGAGAAGAAAAGCCAGACGGTTCCATGATTTTGATACTGCTAATTGTTCTATTGGAAATGGAATATAACGAATCCTAAAATCCCTTCATTTTAAAGCTGTGTGCACATGATCACATGAgtatgcatatatgtttataatgtaGAATAACCTGAGGAGGAGGGAATGTATATATTATAGTCAATGAAGAGGtcattacttttttcatttttcgtGGCAACACTGCCAATATTTGATTTGATCTGAGTTACATTTGTAATGTGGTGAAGCAGGGCATAAAAGTGTAATTTAACTGACATAAAAAGGATTCCTAAAACAGATGAGGATACTATATTACACAGTTTATTTCTTTAGCTCTGAATGTGGCCTTATGTAGTTTCTTGAAATTGATGGATAAGTTGGCCCAGACCCAGGGAATGCCAGGGGTGAGACTTCACACCAGAAGCTGCCTGGTTTCCTGAGACTCCGACTTGAGAGCCTCTAGCAGCACAGCCCTGCTGATCAGTTAGGGGAGAATGAGTAATCTGTGCAGGGTATGTAAATTGATTTATGACAATTGGCCACAAAGGCAAGCTACTCTGAATCTACCCTCAGGACTGCAAATGAGTTTTCCTGCTTGCTAAATACAGCCAATAACATCAAGTAGAAATGAATTTGGACTTTTCTGGTgggtgagtggtaaagaatctgcctgaagtataggagacctgggttcgatccctgggtcgggaagatcccctgaaggagggcatggcaacccactccaatatttttgcctggagaataccgtggacagaggagcctgatggttacagtccatggggttgcaaagagtcggacacgactgagcgactgaacagtggCAGCAGCAGAAATGAATTCAAATTAGAGCAATTTATTGAATAATGAGTTTTGACCAAGAGAATATGGAGCCCACCACcttttttctcaattatttttcagGATCTTAGAGAATTTAAGTTTCACCACAAGGGGGTGTACATAGTTCATGGACTATAAATCTGTCAGAAAGTTTTGAGATGAATTTTGCTGAATCAgtaaattaaatgtatatttaaaatgctgaGCTAGTTTAAAAATAGACTTTCCTTTAAAGTCTTGCAATTTTAGTGCTTTAACTGCTACTTCTTCTACTACCTTGTCTAGataccattttatttctttcagctcTATTTTCTGAGTCCTAGGTTTCTTGCCACTGTGGACAATGTCTTGATAATACATTAGTAACTGTTCAAATGTTGCTTTGTCTTTGTGATCAGGACTGAAATTCGAAATATTAGCATGGTTACCAGAACAGACCCAGGCTTAAACTGTGTCTTAACCTGGATTATAACTTGAGCCATTTGTGaacattaatagaaaaaaatttggtTCATCAAGGGTCTTGACTCTTCCAtagattaatgtttttctttttgtgtttctgtgttgttaATGTGCACTCAAGGCTGTGCACGAACACCCTGTTCCTTCAGAGGCAGTGTTCATTGTTAGAACTCCGCCAGTGCATGGATACCTTCGAAGGTCTTTACCGGAGGAGGGTAGCGTGGGTACAGAGGAGAAGTTCCCTTTGATGTTTACGCAGCAGGATGTTGATGATGGTTACATCCATTATGTACAGACAATGCCTGACCAACAACAGGACCGTTTTATACTGGATGTTATGAGTGGCTTCCAAGCTGTGAGCAGACTTGAAATCCTGGTGGATATTGTCCCTAAACGTATTCCTCTGGCAGTACAAAATTTCACAGTCCAGGAAGGTGGCTCCAAGGCACTTCCAGAAGACTATTTCAGAATTCCAAGCAAGCATTTTGAGGGACTTGACTGTGAATTTGTTCTACTCAAACCACCGAAACATGGTTATGTTGAAAATTCTCATTTTCCAAGAGTAAAGCTGATGAAATTTACCAGGAAACAGGTAATAACTCTCAGTTAATATATTTGGATTTGGATATGTTGGATAAGAAAAAAATTGGCTATTTATCACTTGGATTCACAGACTTTGGGAAGTGATGGGGCCTTAGAAGATATCTGGTCCAACCTCCCAGCAGATGGGGAAGCCCTTCCATGATACCTCCATAGAGAGGTCATCTAGTCATTGCTTAAATATCCTCAGTGAGTTATTAGAGTGTTATTACTGTGATAGTTTGCTTCCTTACcatgaataaaagaatgatttccatatttaaaaaaaaaatttcaaagtatcTTTCAGATCCCCATTATTTCCTTTATAAGCTCCTAGGAACACACTGTCTTCAGGATGGAAACCATGAGCAGTTATCTAGCATCTTTGGATATCTTTGTCCAGTTAGCTAAGAATGCATATTGCTGCTTCATTTTGCTTCTAAGGATTTCACCTCATCAAGTGACTTGAATCCATTTACTAAAAACTTACTCTGTTCAAGTTACTGTGTAAGGTTTCCATGATAAGTAGACATATTTTTTTGCCTTCAAGAATTGCTGTGGGGGAGTTAGGCACATGAACTTTAATATAAGCTGTACTCTTCTTGTCTTTCATGTAGCACTTTAACAATGATACTGTGGGTGTGCAGAATGGTCACATTTGACTCTAATTGAAGGCTTCTCAGAGGGAATAAAGTTTAAGCTAGACTTTTAGGATAGAGAGAAGGAGCTGGGAGATAatagagatggagagagaaagcaaagaaatgcgAGCAAAAGGGGACTATATGGCAATGACGTGAAGGCATTGAAGTGAATGGTGTTCTAGGGGCCAAGGAATAGTTCACAAGGCTCCCAGATGGACAGAGTGTGCTGGAGGGTGCTTAGGGGCCAACTTTGGAGAGCCCTGAGGCACACGTCAAGAGGGTTAGACTCAATCAGGTGGTATTCAGAGCCATGGGGAGAAGTGGAGAGTGCTGAGGGTGGAAAAGCTCGGTGCCTCTCAACTGGGGACCCAGGGGAGGTGATTCTTCACTGACTCCGTGCAACCATGTCTTAATCATAGCTTCCCTCCCAAAGGCTGGACAAACCACCTAAGATAACCACCTGCTCTCATGTGAATGGAATTTTAATTCTCTTCACCCCATGTACTCCGGGTGAGACTGAGCACTAAATTTTGGTTCTGTCTTAACCAGTTCCTTACCGTCCGTGCCTTGTATTATGAGAAGTGTATATTTAAGCGTGGTTGGTTGACGTATGCATCACGTGTGTGTTCCCTAcagcatccatgttgctgcgtaGCCTTGGTCACAGTCAAGATTATATGTTCCTGATCTTCAGGTGAccctgttgacttaaaaaatagtcacaatctaaaagttgagagttgtgttttatttggtggaagtTTTtgggacttcaagcccaggagacagcatctcaagtgaccctgagagaactgctccaaggaggtgggGGTAG
Proteins encoded in this window:
- the LOC133233589 gene encoding chondroitin sulfate proteoglycan 4-like, with the protein product MGRNSCGLPAALPAPAQPPRWLGRRPPVRLRVPAGGGEGPKQVAQTLPGCCSGMGRLGARRLVLLAAFLGLCGARRALGASFYGESYVGLNIIEVSSELSLQLKFQTSKPQGLLFLAAGENDYCIIEILSGNLQVRVNLGTGELVRLSEQRLRVDDLAWHLVELYCVKDHVSLVIDKHYEMTGRITGGMHNLHFEHGIYIAGHGGLEVSYLDGQLPNFRGCMEDVVFNQREILSSLRSYPGFKKVYEVSLGCSDEFFAGEDEAINFFSSRSYVTFPEWKVQRDGLLEFALQTGTQQALLLFQSGREGDFVALEIVEGFLKAHVGRDRSDTQLSSFSLVSDNQWHDIQLRFTERYLGLMVDEQRVRTNLPLQSKLFVSAGPLFVGGLDRHKGEEVKRLGLASVPGKSAGGISFKGCLRGLEANSEKRALKDAFVSKDISAGCKMKGSDNENPSATTTEKLLLAEVPLSTADSEAGKPSLQDVRSYFLVLNNLEVQEGGQALLEQRHMKVDMELKDLGIHQSQILFKIKEMPVYGFLRLDVSPEQGPEKVFTLLDLEQGNVWYVHDGSEEPRDYFTFSVSFNSKREVPLYLQGHVSYVFNIVVIPVNDPPNLKLPEGNLLLVFENSKKRLTPNIIHVSDPDTDSLSLSVSVLGHFNSDAGFLENINDPGRAINGFSYGDLRDGNIFCVHRGHPNSRILLRANDGELVSSTVVLRVMAIPWDLAVANRTGVAVQQGGSVLITQSNLSVEVNGERPEVDTRYVITYPPRFGQIQQQGPGGQWKQISTFSQRSVDRSQIRYCTTFKDLQLENVMDHFKFKVDIEGKSSEELVFPITIQWLKFTLLKNVALEISKIKRHVLNSDHLQAVTEGVEVPERELHFKLLTPPKKGKLLLGTEVLQTNSVFSQQNITDGKISYEPQERPREHSQDSFRFLMVAKHTESKGYTFRINFKAERRHIIVTNRGLLVKEGEGKLITKSELFAQTLDNRTLQYTVTKSPQHGKLKLIRSSDSPGNQDDITAFMDQDILGEQLIYEHDDSETQSDEFFLVASTAGPVQEGAFRDLDMEHLSMEIKVTVSVELKNDEKPVRMVDKVFQVVRNGQRLLTLSDICYHDPDSDFDDGQLLYIRRGIPNGDLVQASDPTQKLYQFRQEDLREGRVLFRHQGADSARFVLFVTDGVHYTSSLLEVSVSDPYIRVVNNTGLLVQRGKDSSLTTANLSVTTNQDVRTDHEVEFRIVQLPKHGRVLVSSSAPGSFSMHDLKQGRVIYRHDGSGSFDMFNLTVRVKDTHLYVGVYVQVDSESHQHHTRILHSKTLVVEEGKPVKLSRGRLQAVHEHPVPSEAVFIVRTPPVHGYLRRSLPEEGSVGTEEKFPLMFTQQDVDDGYIHYVQTMPDQQQDRFILDVMSGFQAVSRLEILVDIVPKRIPLAVQNFTVQEGGSKALPEDYFRIPSKHFEGLDCEFVLLKPPKHGYVENSHFPRVKLMKFTRKQVENELISYVHDGSEALLDSFIIFANSSELGKQSLPQTLFVTVESVNDEAPVITANKILQVWVNSVTEITRDELCAVDGDSSPQDLAYLVSPPSNGHLALKSIPGRSIQNFTQAQINEGQLVFVHNGAMSGGFNFQVTDGLNFAPRQIFSITARALIISLEVNRGLSIFPGSVKPLSSRDLRAVTNDVDSAGNRTITFIVIRSPRLGRLLRVNSDNSMEDVSVFTQNLVSEQLISYQHMDWENMGWTAEDSFTFTVSSPPAALGPEEFHITISYEINEPGRQSRLLANTGAVVKEGDKVLIDQSKLDASNLLLKLPKSQRSLYEIWFQVTSLPHHGTLMVGERNITKRKPNFSQYIINTFGVTYLHDDSESLADNFTFAVWPNEKSKSTMKPEADFHEEMFNITITPINDQAPELKTKGLRLQVLQGNRFVLGPENLKVEDLDSPPEEIRYVVIRDPNNGFLAMAHHPHIPVHHFTQADIDNSQVWFIHDGSPSSGAFYFSVSDGQHRPLYKLFHLDVIPVSITLVNLTDLLLPQGQTSVTITGAHLSAVTNGRSPHVTYKVMRPLQHGHLLIEDQEVVSFGQEDLNLGKLSYHMTNLTASEDQLQFSLFTSESNLTGQTLGIRVQPLLRVSSGLTVANRVAHQLTRKDLDATELANRTNSDPTFEVTEPPIHSRLVRRAGWDTALEDATLFTQRDIDQGLLILEPHANLTGPNSLSDSFTFLLRADHVQPATGCLPFTIVPPDPFFSQTFTPNVSFLVTDNLVTIGVSQEKPVVSSEPTTQTGTLGKLTQTRWPEAAPWGRHSGEEPTLDVMASPTRVIWSPDATRASPGAPTQTRESSHPLMVIMPLSVVLFLLIVTVVASCVWLLGRKAEKATPLIKPQINLEPTTAGPRPERSPTVPTVTVTPLPRSSGSAPVSLFRAPPCERMEKSPASEPAERCAPWETWMNLDPDMVKLCRQTNPALKHKQYWV